Part of the Penaeus vannamei isolate JL-2024 chromosome 9, ASM4276789v1, whole genome shotgun sequence genome is shown below.
atatatatatttatatgtgtttatgtatatgtatatatatgtatatatgtatatatatatataaatatatatatatatatatatatatatatatatatatatatatatatatatatgtgtgtgtgtgtgtgtgtgtgtgtgtatgtgtgtgtgtgtgtgcgtgtgtgtgtgtgtgtgtgtgtgtgtgtgtgtgtgtgtgtgtgtgtgtgtgtgtgtgtatgcatatatataaacacacacacttgcagatTGGTCTTATAACGAGAGGGCAATcgagatatataacatatattcacgTGAAAGTTTATCCGTTtcgtagatttttttatttttatttattttttattattattatttttttttgagtggaTACTAATGACATCGGGATCTGTGGGCTGGCGTTCGTCTTATATCGATGGACCATTACTAGACAGCAACAGAAGAGTGGAGCACGTTGCGGGACCatgataattttatttttgttgttgccttGAGTGGAAAAGTGTGTATATCCCGATATTATGCATTTTTATTGTGTTTCCTAAGATATATGTTACTGTGGTGATGCTCCCTTGTTCTGCTGCCGATTGCTGTGTGTAATGATTTCCAGCTTTTGTTTTTTCATTGACTTTATTCATGCATATCATACCATATTTCACATTCACATGTCTGAGCTCACTGGTTTCAGGCGCACGTTAAGCCGGCTTCCGCCCGTTGCAGGGATGTGGTGAGGCGCCGCCATGACGCAGgacgagcaggaggagaagagccTGGAGGCGCCGCCGCCGCTCCTCTCGCCGCACCTGCGGCCGCCGCTGGAGCACGGCTGCGACGCGTGGTGGCGCTGGAGCCAGCACCACAAGAGCCCTGAGGTGCGGCTGTACGCGAGGACGGCGCTGTTCCACCCGAACTGGTCGCACGGCACGGCCGCCGTGCGGGGCTCGCACGACATCCGCGGCGGCGTGCACTACTGGGAGGTGCAGGTGTCGCAGCGGCTCTTCGGCACGGCCATCATGTTTGGCGTGTGCACGGCGTCGGCGCGGCTGCACGCCGACACCTTCGTGAGCCTGGTGGGCGAGGACGAGAACGGGTGGGGGCTGTCGCACAAGGGGCTGGTGTGGCACGCCGGGGTCTGGCGCCGCTACACCGAGCCCTTCCGCGAGAACAAGGCCACCACCATCGGCGTGCTCTTCGACGGCGAGCGCGGCACCCTCGGGTTCTACAAGGACGAGCGCTGGCTGGGCGTCGCCTTCAGCGGGCTGGGCGACGTCGCGGAGGCGCTGTACCCTGTGGTGTCGTCGACGGCGGCCAAGACGGAGCTCACCCTCGGCACCACCCGCAGGGGCTGGGCCGGCCTGCAGGACCGCGCGCGCCACGCCCTTCTCTCCGCCCTCGCGCACCCGCACCTCCTCTACACGCTGCCGCTCCCGCCCGCGCTGCGAACCTACATCGAGGACGACCTGCCGCCCTCGAGCGCCAATGGCAAGGACGtcctcatccccaccaccacggGGCTCTCCCGCTCCTCCTGACCGAGTCCCAGCGAGTAGACGCCCTCGCGAACCATGACCGCACGCCCTTCCTACATTCCACGCGGACTGCCTATGCACAATCAGCAACGCACCTGAAGCCGTCACTCCCCGTCTCCGTACTTCGCTTGGTGAGGCGGCCCTGAGCTCCCGCGGAGGGAGCGAACCGTCGATGTCTACCTAAATGTCCACACGAGAGCACGCAGTTACTCACATAAACGATTGTTCCATAagtacacgagcacacacacacacacacacacacacacacacacacacacacacacacacacacacacacacacacacacacacacacacacacacacacacacacacacacacacacaagcgcagtACCGTTGAagggtggggggtaaaggggtaAAATTTGTTGTCATAAATTTTCTGGATGCTTGCCTGGGTCCAAACTATCAGCTGATTAGACAAAACAATGATTATTCTAACTTATAATAACCAGAATAACGAAATTTCCGTTTTAATTTCTTGAGTGCGGGtccataattatttttaaaaaaggctTTAGGGACATTAGCGATGTCGCCATTAGGAGAGCACGAAAGGGATTTTTCTCTCACATGTTTACGTCAGTGAACTTAACGTATTAAtagaattgtcattataattgaatgctgattgaaaaaaaaaaaagaatttccagACCAAGACCCATGAAGTTAAAaaagtagaagtaaaaaaaaaaaaagattatatatacacatatatatatatattcatttttttttgggggggggggtgaagacccGGCTCCTGGTGCCCCTGCACGAATGTACTGCCGTCGACACAACCTCTTGAGACGTTTTCCAAGAGGCTTTTAGATCACTTTACACAATCTGGCCACAAAACTTACGTACAACAGGGATcaaaatatcttttcttttttactcctaAATTATTTTACTTTCAAAGGTGTATTTCATTGAGTAATTCATTTTACTATTCAGTGGAAGAGGATCATAGCAACGAAGTGTAAGAAGCCTATTTTTTATACGCCTTTTTTGTATGGGCTTATAAGGAAGAGGTTTGGATTGGTGACAAGGAACCTAATAACTTCGATCTAGTAAACTTtagtattaatgaaaaataaagtcAAAATGTCCTTGAACGTCATGCCATTTCTCATGACTTCCGTACTGAATAGTATTTACAAATGATTGTGCATTTGTAAAACTCAAAGAAAGATTGGTGTTTATTTGAACACGAAGACTTGAGGTTAGGAGTGTGTTTTAGAAAAGAACGACGAAGTATTTTATAAGAGAACAATATTTAAAAGAATTCGTCTTAAACTTTAAGTACAGACATGCCCTTCTCAATTAAGCACATATGATAAATGGATAAGTAAattaaataagtgaatgaataataaataactaCATAAGCTGCACAATCCAGATAAGAATGCCATGGTTCTTTCCTCGAGACCGCCATTACCTGTAAAAGTCCAAACGTTTAAGCAACGATTTTTGTTTCATTCGTAGAAAATCTGAAAATACACCGTGAGAATATGTGAATCGTGTATACTCCCAATTtgcataaaaaagtaaaacactgTAAATAACATATGTACTGTTTACATGAACTGCCAGTGGCATGCTAGCCGTTTATTGCCTGTATAGAACTTAGAAATATGTGCATTCTGTAGTGACAAGACAGTAGCAgcaaaatggcgggaaaaggaACCTCCAGCAGCAACATATAATGGTGACTACAGTGCTATTACATTTCTCCAAGGATTTCGCTTGGAAGGATCGCGTCCCAAGCATTAACCGTGATTCTCATTTGATCTGCGTTTATTGATATCTGTGGCTGTTCTTTCATGTCTTTAATAACTGTAAAAGACGTAGAAGGGGTACGagcccaagattttttttttcttaatgcgtATTACAGAAAGTacgaattatttttgttatctttcctATTACTTTGCTTCTCTGTTtcatctttgttgtttttatatacatttgttgCCATATATATCGTTACTGATTTCTGACTCATAGCTAAATCAATGTGGAAAGTAaatataatattttcataaacTATCTCGTATTATTTATGCCTTGAAACTGTGGTAatagcagacaaacacacacacacacatctatctatatatatatacacacacacacataatatatatatatatatatatatatatatatatatatatatatatatgtacatttttttttaaatttctatatgtgtttgtgtgtttatatgcatatatatatatatatatatatatatatatatatatatatatatatatatatgtatgtgtgtgtatgtaccgatatatatatatatatatatatatatatatatatatatatatatatatatatgtatatgtatatgcaaatatatatatatatatatatatatatatatgtatatgcatatatatatatatatatatatatatatatatatatatatatatatatatatatatatgtgtgtgtgtgtgtgtgtgtgtgtgtgtgtgtgtgtgtgtgtgtgtgtgtgtgtgtgtgtgtgtgtgtgtgtgtgtgtgcgtatatatatatatatgtatgtatgtatgtatgtatgtatgtatgtatgtatgtgtgtgtgtgtatatgcaaatatatatatatatatatatgtatatatatatacatatacatacatatatatatatatatatatatatatatatatatatatgtatacatatatatatatacatatatatatatacatatatatacatacatacatatatatatatatatatatatatatgtatatatgtatgtatacatatgtatgattataaatatatatatatatatacacacagacacacacacacacacacacacacacacacacacacacgcacacacacacacacacacacacacacacacacacacacacacacacacacacacacacacacacacacacatatatatatatatatatatatatatgtatatatgtacatatatatatatatatatatatatatatatatatatatatatatatatatatatatgtgtgtgtgtgtgtgtgtgtgtgtgtgtgtgtgtgtgtgtgtgtgtgtgtgtgtgtgtgtgtgtgtgtgtgtgtatacatacgtatatatatatatatatatatatatatatatatatatatatatatatatatatatatatgtttgtacatatatatacacatataaaggggCAATCGGGGCCCGTAAAAATTACattagtcgcttatttgagcccaagaacagcAAATGTATatgatttaggtatatatattcatatacatgtacatatacatatttatatggatatgtgtgtatatatacgtatatatatatatatatatatatatatatatatgtgtgtgtgtgtgtgtgtgtgtgtgcgtgtgtgtgtgtgtgtgtgtgtgtgtgtgtgtgtgtgtgtgtgtgtgtgtgtgtgtgtgtgtgtgtgtgtgtgtgcgtgtgtgtgcgtgcgtgcgtgtgtgtgtgtgtgtgtgtgtgtgtgtgtgtgtgtgtgtgtgtgtgtgtgtgtgtgtgtgtgtgtgtgtgtgtgtgtgtgtatacatacacacacacacacacacacacacacacacacacacacacacacacacacacacacacacacacacacacacacacacacacacacacacatatatatatatatatatatatatatgaaataaaagacaTAATTTCATTtgctgaaaacaaagaaaagcaatGCAATTCCATGAAAAGTATGGTATAATCTCTATTTGCGCTTCTCGACGCTCGCCCGTTTCTTCTCGCTAAACGAACCTACAGCCAGTTACTCATTCTACAAGCCAGTTAGCGAACCACATAGCCATCAGCCAAAACAATACATCCAGTGAACGTAAAAAAGATACCATAAACAACGGATAAACACCAGAATAATTTCTAATCTCAGAAAAGTTGTCACATTGTTCCAATTTCCTTTACACCCGTAGTCGCCATGAGTTCGTCCCGCAAAACCGTAGCAATGTCTGGGCGAAATAAGCGAGAAACTGAAAATTCGCGCGTCAATATCAATGTGGTGCAGCTGGAAGGTTTGGTGAGTAACTAAGGAAGGGTTTGTGTGAATATCAGGCCTAAATCTGACCTGGGAGTTGTAAAAAATGAGTTCGTTATAGGATGGTCCTTGTCTGGCTCATGACAATCTGGAGCTCCAAGTCAATTTTCATGATGTAATTTTAGGGTATTTTGTTCTCTTTTGATAATGTAATGCATGGATAATTCGTTGTATTTGGTTATTAATTGATTGTTTATGAAGACAGGAGGCCAGGTATCATATTTACCCTGGCAAGAAGGAAATAAGATTTCTCGTTCGTCATGTGGAAAGTGTCAGCTCGCCTCGCCGGCCTGGAAGCGTTTCCTCCAATATTATGGTCCGGAATTCTGATCAATGCAAAGCCTTTTTGTTGCTATTCAGagtctctctttttcatatctgTTCAAATGTGTAATAGTTCTCGTTAGATggtagtgagagggagacagaggccaCAGCCCCTGtgttagaaagtatttttttctttctttttttgagtgggtggggggggggggggcatctagGAAAAATGgtaggtaattctttacagtaagAAAGCACTCACTTGAGTCCAAGTCCCCAACTCCATGTCACATACTTTATCCAGCAATCTAAATTGCCGTGACTGGGCGTGACTACCCAAGGGATAGAATGACGAGGggctctgccccctcccccatgaaatattgtcttcacctcggtatgcatGGCAAAATACATCTTAATCTTGAGGGCACCTAATAGACTTTGGAGTCAATAGACCGATTGGTAatgcctagcaaccgcccctagcaacgaacACTGGATGAAAACAAACCCTTGTTCATTCGAAAACTCACTACGCTTTGCTTACAGTCACTGAAATTTTGCAAGAATCTAGTCTCTCTGTATGAAAATGCCGAGAAGCTGTGTTGCTGTTGATTGTTCGAACCGCAACATGAtaggaaagaaaggtttaacctttcatatattcccagatgTGAAAAGAAATTTTGGGTGCAGGCCATGATGGGAGTACATTGGTGCTTGGTGGAAACTatttacatctgctcagaacattttattacatattaatattttacaccttttcaaattctagAGACAGATAATAACTTTCAAAATTATCTACCTACACTATCTACCAAGGCCAAACAAGGTTAACATTGTCGGCATTAGGTTTTGGCATCAGTCATACAATCCAAAAAGCACAACAgcaattttacatttttctgttattaattgatttatcattattttaatttccaggcaaaccatccccggatccaactcacccagactttatcccaaacACAAACCATTAGATAAAAACAAAGTATACTGTTAAAAATATTtgaaatacgaagaaaagaagTCTAGCTAAGGAGATGCCAAGCATTCAGAAGAAACTAAAGTTTCCTGTTGCCTCTTTGTCTGAAAAGTCTTATAGTCCAGCAGATGATACACCGGAACAATGtactaaggaaagagaaaaaatgcgttGTGCGTTTGTAAGCCTTTACGTAACCtcattgtctcctttgtgtaaacaccttgtaaataggaagaaaattgatgttaggaaatggcactgatttcacaAAAAAATATCCTATATAGCTAAAAATCATAGATTACTTTAGCAAATTGTCAtcataaaatcatttttattacatggTGTGTTGATCAAATAGTCTTAGATGTCAGGATATTCAATATTTCTTGTACCTGCACAGCTTCTAACTTCTAGATTCACATTGCTTTTTTGCTTTGGTTTTTAAAGAATCTAAGCATTCATATGCCATTTTCGCTCGCGCTTTGAACAAGGTATCTGCGAGCAataggtttgttttcaccaagcaGAATGGTGACTCCGACACGTGTGTTGCACCAAATCGGTCTGTATGGATAACAGGGTAGTGGTTTCCTTTCATACAATTCTGATATTTATCTGCAGGAAATTACAGATTTCAAGGATTCTTGGCGTTGTCTCTTGTACAAATGATTCCTTGAGATCTGAGTACCATTTCCATCGACAATCTTGATTTATTagtcctgatagcaggggagggcatgaagtatatcagtgaaattatggggtaaaacaggcttaaataagaatagtgaacaaaaatgcataaaactagcacaatttttttttttaattggctaATGAAACTTCGGACATTCCTGCCATCATTGAAAGTCTACGCACTGATGTGCCAAAATCTACAGGATTTCACATCTTTCAAATCTTTCCCTCCTTtgcacatacatgtttgtatatgtatatatgaaaaaatatttctttgcaaatatatatataaacccatgcaaatgcatgcatgcaaacatacgtAAATGCGCTCAGAAAGAGTGGAGGGTCTGGTTTTAGCACACGCTGAAAGTGTTCAACTCCTTTTGCGGGTAACACCACATCGTCCGCGCATGCCTGGGGTGGCAGTCCTGGGCCCTGGAAGGCGCTAGGGGAACACCGGCATGGCAGCTGATATTCCCTGGCCCACTTAACTCCTAGGCCAAGCAACCACCTGTTGCTCCAAGGGATGGACCGTCAATTGCACTTTGTATCATATAATGCCATCCATGACTGATGGGTTATTTTGCCGTGACTAGGCATGCCCTTCAGGCACTACCCAAGGttagggttgatggggggctctgcccccctgcagcccccaggacacattctcttcacctcagtatATACAGCGAGATAGAGCTACaaccatactgtaaacaataaaccaaatgtATTTAATTTTTAATGCAAAATGCTAGACCTCTTCCTATTTGATCCATTCTATCCTTCCTTATGACTTGATGATATTTCAGTGTaagttcatctttattttttagcCATGTTTTACAAATTCCTATGAATTCAGGATGTTCTTTATTTAATATGTAgtctaattctattttatttttgtttagatCTGATATTGAATCCCAAagtattgttttattcatttagatATTTAATCAAACTCTTCAATATTGATATGGTTTCTTTCATTGCTTCTGTAATTACTTGTTActgatttttctttcatattacttattagttttgttattatattgaccatgtcttttattgtttctatccgtgaattttatttttcaattgtttctttttttttctttcttattggaGTTGGTAGTGATCAGGTTACTCGAGATTCCTTTTGAAAAGTAGTATTGTGATAGGTTTGTTGTTtggattgttttgttttttctttggat
Proteins encoded:
- the SP555 gene encoding SPRY domain-containing SOCS box protein 3 gives rise to the protein MTQDEQEEKSLEAPPPLLSPHLRPPLEHGCDAWWRWSQHHKSPEVRLYARTALFHPNWSHGTAAVRGSHDIRGGVHYWEVQVSQRLFGTAIMFGVCTASARLHADTFVSLVGEDENGWGLSHKGLVWHAGVWRRYTEPFRENKATTIGVLFDGERGTLGFYKDERWLGVAFSGLGDVAEALYPVVSSTAAKTELTLGTTRRGWAGLQDRARHALLSALAHPHLLYTLPLPPALRTYIEDDLPPSSANGKDVLIPTTTGLSRSS